In Fusarium oxysporum f. sp. lycopersici 4287 chromosome 4, whole genome shotgun sequence, a genomic segment contains:
- a CDS encoding L-fuculose-phosphate aldolase translates to MSATTTIQAQSGTLTIAPKSTHGHELKDKTPLQAMSHGDVVLSGIPSHPDFSSQRQWQLEHMAAAFRHWHREGYVEGMSGHISVRDPEFTDAFWTNPLGRHFGLLKVSDMILVNLEGEVIGGNRSRPPNTAGFLIHASIHKARSDVHAICHCHSIHGKAWSVFGKRLEMLTQDACKFRGDAHSVYDSYGGVVLGSEEGDRIAAAMGPKGKGCILRNHGILTVGQTVDEAAWLYTSMENSCRVQLLAEAAAANGMPKVLIEDEEANFNFDVESDPEICYCEFQVYYDLEDEMSNGAFKK, encoded by the coding sequence ATGTCTGCAACCACTACCATCCAAGCCCAAAGCGGCACCCTTACCATCGCGCCCAAATCCACCCACGGTCATGAACTGAAAGACAAAACCCCCCTGCAAGCAATGTCTCACGGCGATGTCGTCCTCAGCGGCATCCCCTCGCACCCCGACTTCTCCTCCCAGCGCCAATGGCAGCTCGAGCACATGGCCGCCGCCTTTCGCCACTGGCACCGTGAAGGCTACGTTGAAGGCATGAGCGGTCACATTTCCGTGCGCGACCCAGAATTCACCGACGCTTTCTGGACGAACCCCCTCGGACGACACTTTGGTCTGTTGAAAGTTAGCGATATGATCCTCGTTAACCTCGAGGGAGAGGTCATTGGGGGGAACCGCTCAAGGCCGCCTAACACAGCGGGGTTTCTGATCCATGCTTCTATTCATAAAGCTAGGAGTGATGTGCACGCTATTTGTCACTGTCACAGTATTCATGGAAAAGCATGGTCTGTGTTCGGCAAACGTCTCGAAATGCTAACGCAAGACGCGTGTAAATTTCGAGGCGATGCGCACAGCGTTTACGACAGTTACGGCGGCGTCGTGCTAGGTAGTGAAGAAGGAGACCGCATCGCAGCAGCCATGGGCCCCAAAGGAAAAGGCTGCATTTTAAGAAACCACGGTATTCTCACGGTTGGGCAGACTGTGGACGAGGCAGCATGGCTGTACACGTCTATGGAGAACAGTTGTCGTGTCCAACTTCTCGCCGAGGCTGCAGCGGCGAATGGCATGCCCAAGGTTCTGattgaggacgaggaggccAATTTCAACTTTGACGTCGAGAGTGATCCTGAGATTTGCTACTGTGAGTTTCAGGTTTATTATGATTTGGAGGATGAGATGTCCAATGGGGCTTTTAAGAAGTAG
- a CDS encoding hypothetical protein (At least one base has a quality score < 10), which translates to MATKAGPVHSPSKPSPGLDIFKTPENARFYSANMYKSLDASKREIRLIELSTQTGGGILECKLLPATLLTDARKQYLALSYCAGDPIDTRDILVNGVRCNIFANLHHALVLARRYWIRSARQTPLRLWIDQLCINQQDLNERSHQVGFMTDIYQGAERTLACLSASKTSGRGMKWLIDLCDAVPSQEDDEPFDYDREDETDNEYNTNSRDDFGKSKETSNTFKSERVGDDKQQWLRILDYLRDSIHIEKFVNGWIAFYDVLSSPWWNRAWICQEFLVSSQVTFMFGNYFVSWEQCWRTMQSFCGIHRSVLIYRNYFLEREDLSVAVLRIANFAVFSTLFTRETLIVKSIMWGWL; encoded by the coding sequence ATGGCGACAAAGGCAGGGCCAGTTCACAGTCCAAGCAAACCGTCACCAGGACTTGATATCTTCAAAACTCCAGAGAATGCGAGGTTCTATTCAGCGAATATGTACAAGAGTCTTGATGCAAGCAAGCGGGAGATTCGACTCATTGAACTATCTACTCAAACTGGCGGCGGTATACTCGAGTGCAAGCTACTGCCTGCGACGTTGTTAACCGACGCACGAAAGCAGTATTTGGCTTTATCCTATTGTGCAGGAGACCCGATCGACACAAGGGACATCTTGGTGAACGGGGTAAGATGCAACATCTTTGCGAACTTACATCATGCACTGGTACTCGCTCGCCGTTATTGGATTCGATCCGCAAGGCAAACCCCACTTCGACTTTGGATCGATCAGTTATGCATCAATCAGCAAGACTTGAACGAGAGATCACACCAAGTCGGCTTCATGACGGACATCTACCAGGGCGCGGAACGCACACTGGCTTGCTTATCGGCATCAAAAACTAGTGGGAGGGGAATGAAGTGGTTGATCGACCTGTGCGACGCTGttccttctcaagaagacgatgaacCATTTGATTACGACAGAGAAGACGAAACAGACAACGAATATAATACCAACTCAAGAGACGATTTCGGCAAAAGTAAGGAAACATCCAACACCTTCAAATCTGAGCGTGTTGGGGATGATAAACAACAATGGCTTCGCATACTTGACTATCTCAGGGACAGTATCCACATCGAGAAGTTTGTGAATGGGTGGATTGCATTCTACGACGTATTGTCCAGCCCATGGTGGAACCGAGCTTGGATCTGCCAGGAATTCCTGGTATCCAGTCAGGTCACCTTCATGTTCGGCAACTATTTCGTCTCATGGGAGCAGTGCTGGAGAACCATGCAATCCTTTTGCGGGATACATAGATCCGTCCTGATATATCGGAATTACTTCCTGGAGCGCGAAGACCTTTCGGTTGCTGTCCTGAGGATCGCCAACTTTGCCGTATTCTCAACATTGTTCACGAGAGAGACCTTAATCGTCAAGTCGATCATGTGGGGATGGCTCTAA